The genome window TTTATTAGTAGAGCCTCTAACATAAAGTTCTGAAATATTCTCTAGTGACTTAACTTCAAAAGTCTCTTGACCTGTATCGCTTTTCTCCAGATAGAAATCGCTAGGTGGTAATATCTCTTCTGTAACTTGATTAGGAGACAATGCAACTATTTCAGAATGCATGTTGGGGTTAAAAAAGGTTCTGACCCTAAAGAGTATATCTTCAGGGTAAGTATATATATCCCTTAGTTTTATTTTTGCAGAATTCAACAACTCTAACTTTTCTTCACTTATTGAAGAGTACAACCAGTGATCACTTTCATTATCTGTGTCTATCCAGAAAGCGATATAATTATTTCCTGCCCCGTTGGTTGCGTTAAAAAGTCTTGGTCCTTCGTAATATTCGTATACGTGGGATATTTCTAATTTACCAAAATAAGGTGTGTTGGGGAGAACTGACATGCTAAACCCCATCCAGAACGCTAAAGTTATTTTGAGGTTGTGCAGTTATTTTGTACCACACGGTGTGATGGCTAGGTCTAAATGTATTAAGCATATTTCCACATGACGGTGTAAGCTCTCCTATAGCAATTAGCTTTTTTCTTAATTTAGGAAATAGTCTTCTTGTTTTCTTTATATCTTCAAGTTTCCAAAATTGAGACGTTCCATAAGAGCAAACAAACTCAAGTTCCGTATAAGGCTCTCTTAAACACAATCCATCTTCTCTAGATGTTGCAAAATCAGCTCTTAATGGCGGATTATGACAAACAAGTCGATAAGATTGCCCATTAGCTGGACTTGATTCTTGTGGAGGAACATTTTGAGGGTAATTAGCTGGCCACTCGGTCACTGCTTGATTCATAATAATGCTATTAATCCCTTAATAATTATGAGCCTATTTATATCATTTCTTATCGAGGGATTCAATGTTAGCGAATCTCTCTGATGCGTGCTTAATAGAGCTATCGGATAGATCATTACCATAAAAAGATCTACTTAAAGCTAAAGCAGAGACACCTGTAGCTCCAGAGCCCATGAAAGGATCACATACAATTTCACCTTCAATAGTACTTTGCTTAATTAGTATGTCCATTAATTCTACGGGCTTTTCTGTTGGGTATCCTCTATAAACTCTAGGGACAGCTAAAACGTCTGGAATTGATAAGTCGTTTAGCTTTTTCTTACCTTTTTCAAAGAATAAAACAAATTCATATCTAGCTCTATAATGGTATCCCATGCCGATTTTCATTTTGTCCCAAACAATCGGTTTCCAAAACTTAAAGCCACATTTTTCAGCTATTGGCTTAACAATAAAAGCTGTTTCTTGATCACACAATAAATAGAAATGGGTATTTTTCTTTAATACTCGATAGATTTGTTCAAATAGCTCTTCAAACCTTGAGTTTGGGAATATAGAAAACCATTCATTACTTGATGATTTACTTTTTTTTAACCTAGTTGTTGTGCCAACTTTTCTATGTTTTTCCAATGATTCATATGCAGGATCTGTTACGACTAAATCAATGCTTTCTGTTTCTATATTCTTCAAGAAACTTACAGCGTCATCTTGACTAATGATTAAGTCCTTTTCATTCGCGTTTATCAAATTCTGTCCTTAAACCACTGCATAAAAAAACAGTATTCTAGGTTTTTTAGCCTAAAGTATCAAACTCTTTTATATTTTTTGGGGGTAATGTATTGAATTATAAGTAATACAAAAGCCACTTGTTAGTGGCTTTTGTTACGTATGTTACGTATGTTACGCCTCTGTAGAAGACAAGGGCACATACCTTTCAATAACATCCATAAAGTCCATATGGTAATAGCCTTTCTTGGTTTTATCGTCGAATCTGATAGTAGAAGGCTTAATATTGAAAGGCTTCAATTTGTTGCTAAGTTGGCTAGGTGATATCCGTTTACCTTTATTAAATGTTAACCATGGTTTCTCATCATCGTTACACAGTTGAGCTATTAACTCTTCTGTAGTGATTCGGTCATCTTCATGAGCATTTAGAATAGTAACAACATCACTTAATAGCTCTTCACCGATTGAAGGTGTTTCTTGATTACAGCCTGAAAGTTCTATTGCAGATGACTTCGCCAATTCATACCAATCGTCACTTACTAAGTTGGCTATAGCAAATAGAGGCTCCCAGTTGTCTTGTGCTCTATCATTTAAGCCTGTTACGTCTTCATAGTTGTGATTTATAAAGTTTGAAGTGTTATCTATTGCCCACTTAGCAAGCTTACTTCTAATGTCTTGAAAAACGTCTGATCTTCCCCTAACAATGTAGACATCTTTTATTTAGAAAATGAAGTATGATGAGAGATGTTATGAGTAATAATAAATATCCCCAAGAATTTAAAGACGAAGCTGTTCGCCAAGTGGTTGATAAAGGCTATTCTGTGCCCGATGTTGCCAAGCGATTAGGCATTTCCGATAAGTCCCTGTATTACTGGGTCAAGAAAACTAAAGTACCAGCCAAGAAGTCAGCAGAGCAGGAAGAAATCCGCAAGCTAAAAGCTGAGTTAAAACGCGTGACTGAAGAGCGGAATATATTAAAGGAAGCCGCCGCGTTCTTTGCAAGCGAGTCAAGGAAAGATACGCGTTCATAAAATCACGACTCGAAGTCTACCGCGTCAAAGCAATGTGTCAGGCATTAAATGTTCACCGTAGTGGCTTCTATGCTTGGCTCAAACAACCACTATCTAAACGTGAGCAAGAGAACCAGAGGCTGCTTGAGCGCATCAAGGCAAGCTATGTTGAGAGTGGTGGTGTTTATGGCAGTCCACGTATTACGCATGAATTACGCCGTAAGGGAGAAACGTGCGGTGAAAACCGTGTAGCTCGTCTAATGAAGCAAGCCAAGCTAAAAGCTAATATTGGATATAAAAGGCGATACTTCAAGTCAACTGTGCCCGCATTAATAGCAGACAATCACCTTCAACAACAGTTTGTTGTTAGTGAGCCAGATACGGCTTGGGTAGCCGATATTACCTATATCAAAACCTATGAAGGCTGGCTGTACCTTGCTGTAGTACTTGATTTATTCTCGCGAAAAATCATTGGTTGGTCGATGCAACCGAACATGAGTAAAGATATAGTGATCAAAGCACTATTAATGGCTGTTTGGCGCAGGAACCCAAAACATGAAGTAATAGTTCACAGCGACCAAGGCAGCCAATACGCGAGCTGTGATTACCGTGAATTCTTAACGGCAAACAACCTAGTACCGAGTATGAGTCGCCGAGGACATTGCTTAGATAATGCGGTAGCAGAAAGCTTTTTTCACTCACTTAAAACTGAGCGTGTTAAACGAAAAGTGTACGAGACTCGTAATGATGCTAGAGCAGATTTGTTTGATTACATTGAAATGTTCTACAATCGTAAGCGATTACATAGCCACCTTGGCCATGTGTCTCCCGAAGAGTATGAAAATCAGTATTTAACTGGAAGCTAGAAGTCTACAAAATCGGGGGAAGATCAAATGGTGATCTATCGCCAGTGGAGTATGAAGAAAGTTCCTTAAGAAAAGTGTCCTGAATTAGTTGCGCAGAACACTGGGAGTCGTTAGGCAAAAAAATGAACAATATCGCCTGCCAAGATTTCCTTTTCCACTGCTTCATTAATAATATTGCGGATACATGACATTCCGAGAGGTTCAGCCTGATAGCCAAAAGTAATAGGTATCAAACCTTCGGATATTACCCGAATAACTTTTATTCTATTCGAATATTCATTTATATCTTTAGGATGTAACTCTCGATAGTAAAGTTTAATTCCATTTTCTCGTGTTTTGCTTAAGATATTTTCCAATGAGTTTGAGAAATCTGATTTTGGATAAGTATCGGAGTTTTCAAAAAAGTGGGATATTTTATTAAAGTTATAGCCAGAAAAATAAAATTTCCCATGGTCTTGAGGGGTTTTTATGTGTGCTTTATCGTCAATTAATTCAATGTTTATTTTACTATTAAGTATTTTATGAGACATACAAATAAACACTTCGGAAACCGCTTTATCTATTGCTTCAATTGAACAAGGGTTACAACTAGCACCAGATGAAAATTTGTAAGACTCATCTTCAGATATACCTATAGCCAAATAAGTTGGAAACAACCCCATATGTAGCACAAATACATTTAGGCTAATATTTACACTTGATAATATATTTCTAACTGCAGAAGTGAATGGTGTCTCATCATCAATTTTAAGTTTTGGAGGGGGAGTATTTGAATACCAATGCCTCAAAAGGGCATCTCTCTCAATAAGCTCTAAAAGAGCGCTTTTAGTGGCCTCTTCTATAGATGTGTGAGCTGCGATACCACTAGAAGAACTTATGCTTCTAGTGCAAATACTATTGCCATCAAAATCACCATAATAAACCATTTCAAGAGGGCAAAGATAAGTTTCACCTTCAAAGCTCTTTACCTTTACCCAAGACCTCTCCTCATGTGCTTCTTTTATTGCTACATTCCACTTAATATTCTGAGCTTCAGTATAAGAGACTAAATTGTCTATATTAATAACATTGTTCTTTTTTTTAAGGAACTTCTCACTTCCCTTTATGATGTCATCTGGAAGCAACCTTGAGCAATAACGTTCATACCCTTCTATTGTAGCTTTACTCACAGCTTCTGAACCGCTTATCCCTGTACCAAACTGAGTTTCATCAGCGTCATCGGAAAACGTAATTAATTTATGTGATGCGGCAGCGAAATGACTTAGGATATCACCTTCTTTATTGCGAATTATCCAATGATCAATGTAAGGCTTTATGACACCAGTATCAATAATATCGTCAAAGATTACACTCCAGTAATTCTCTTCATTGTCTACAATCGAGTTAAAAGGTTTGACGAATTCATTTTTGAGAAATTCATACTCATAAATTCCATGAATTTTGGTACGTAACTCAGAAGAAGAGAATATATCTGAGCTCACAAACTTAAGTCCTTCTCCTTTGGTGACTAGTTTGATTATTGTCGCTTCATATTTTCTGCTAATAAACTTTGTGAAATTCTCTACTTCAAGTTGCTCATTAGCCTTACTAAACAATGAAACAAATCTGCCAACTCTGAAAGCCGACGTTGTATCATCAATGCTATGACAATAAAAAGGAGCGATTGCATTTGAATTTTTACTTTTGCATTTGGAGAATAGAGTCTTATTTATTCCTGATTTATGAATACGGTTAATACAGAATTCAGTATTCTTGGTAAAATATGAAATTAAGCCATCATCCACTTTTGTATAATCGAAATATGCATCTGTCTTGGGTTCATAAAAAATAATTCTCTGATGAAAAATAAATACGTCGAGGTCCTGCCTAAAATACATATTAAGAGCCTACTCGTGCAGATATTAAGGGGATAAGATTTTTATGATTTATGACACTGGATAGAAAATAGTCAGGATTAAACCCACAGTACTCACAAAATTTAAGATTGACATCTTCACAATATAAATAAAATGATTGCATCAAATGACCTGCTTCAAGGAACAACATCTCAAAAGCTTTGTTTCCATATTTATATCTGACCCTTTCGTAGTCCCCAAAAACGAAAACCGAAATACTATCGTCATTTATAGACTCATCATTAAACATTTTTGACTGACATAGTTTGTCATTACATTTAATTTTGATTAACTGTTGTGTAACGCGCCTCCACTCATAAAATCCTGTTTTCAAGACACTTAAGTCTGATGGAATATAAATAAATATTTTTAATGGATATAACCCGCCAGGAGAAGGAACGCCCGATGTTAATAAGTTTACTTTATTATCTTTAGTTAAAACACCGTAGCAACTCACCAACATTTTCAGAATATGTGTATCAACTTTGGGCCACAAACTCTGTTCTCTTCGGCTAGTGCGTGATAAAAACAAACTTTCTAAATAACTTGGAGAATCAAGAGAATCTATATTTATTGCCTCCTCCAACTGGTAATCAAGGACTTCTATATTAGCAACATGAGAATCTATATCTTGATACGAGCGGGGTCTAAATAGCTTTTGAGGATTTCTAGACCATTCAGAAAATATGCTTCCAAGGTCAGTTTTATCTACAATAACTTTATATTTTTGAAGAAATTCTAGTACTTTTAACTCTGATTGAACTTCAACATTCAGTACATTATTCAGAGTATTTTGACCATTGCATTTTGGAAGGATTTGCTTCAATGCACGAGTTGCTTTAGAGCAATTTAATTCCACTATTCCATGGGGGGTGTTAAAAGTCCATACTCCATTTTCAAACCAATAACCACAGGCCAGTATTGGTGTATAATCTTCGTATAAATCCATTAATAAAACCTAGTTAATGGCAAGCCCTGCTACTTATAAGGAATGCCATACAAATAATTCTAACTTTACTTATAAAGTTCTCTAGATTTATCTAAAAACTCTTCAGTTCTAAAGTTTTCTTCTTTATTAATATTACTTGCCGATGAATTACCATTTGAAGAGTTACCACCTGTGCTTCCTCCACCGCAACCTCCACCGCCTGAAGATTTACCTACACTTCCGCCATCGACACTTTGGTTCTTGTACTTAGTCACTTTAATTTCCATAAGTTATTCCTCATTCACTTGATTTAAAAACCATTAACAACTTGTTTATAAAACAGCCAACCAATGTAGATGTCAATATCTTTTCTCAATTTTTCATTATTGAAATAAGCTAATGTTTTGAAAATGTATATTTTGAGCGTACTTAAAATTGTGATCTGCTTTAATCAAACAGGACACTTTAATAATGGAATATAATCCAATTATTGAGGTGTTAAATGACAAAATGAACAAACAGAAGTTACACGGCTGAATTTAAACAAGAAGCCGTCGCATTAGTAACCGAACAAGGCTACAGCGTACCGAAGGCCGCAGCATCTTTGGGTATCACGGATAAATTACTTTATAACTGGAAAGCCAAGCTTGAAGCAGAGCAATCAGGTGCTAGTTTAAATGCCTATGAGCGGGCTGAACTGCTGAGGTTACGCAAGGAAAATAAAGAGCTAAGGATGGAAAAAGAGATATTAAAAAAGGCCAGCGCCCTCCTGCTAAAGGAAACCAAGTAACGTACAAAACGATAAAGCAGCTATCTTCTGCATTTCCAGTAGTTAAACTCTGCCAGATTATGAATATCAGCCGCTCTGCGTATTACGCTTGGCTCAAGCGGCCAGCTAAAATCATCACAGCAGAGTAACTGAACTTATATCGAAAGGCAAAGTACTTCTTCGAGAAAAGTAGAAATAGCTTGGGTTATCGTGAGCTTAGAAAGAAATTACGCAGAGAGGGCTTTAATGTCAGTGATTATGGCGTTCAAAAGTTAATGGCAACACTTGGCTTAGTGGTTACTCAACGAGTGGCCTACAAGGTAACAACTAAGCGTAAGCACAGTGATGCTGTTGCTGATAATTTGTTGAACCAGAACTTTAACCCTGTCGCTCCAAATCAAGTGTGGGCTGGTGATGTGACCTATCTTAGAACTGGCGAAGGTTGGATGTACCTAGCCATTGTTATGGACTTATATTCTCGTCGTATCGTTGGTTGGCATATTGATAAGCGCATGACGACTGATTTGGTAAGTAAGGCGATGATTAAGCCTATAACTTACGCCAACCACCAAAGGGGCTAGTGTTTCACTCAGATAGAGGTTCACAATATACCAGTAAGCGATATCGTCATTTACTGACAAATTATGGTATCAGATCCAGTATGGGCGATGTTGGTGCGTGTTGGGATAATGCGGTTGTTGAACGATTCTTCGGCAGCCTAAAACATGACTGGTTACTAAAAGTGCCACAACCGACTCGTAATCATATGAGAAATGATGTAACTGCGTATATGCGCTATTACAACTTAGAACGGCTTCATACAGCTAATGGTGCTCTATCGCCAGTGGAGTATGAACAAAGTTCCTTAAGAAAAGTGTCCTGATTTAGTTGCGCAGAACAATTTGTTAATATTGAGTTAGATACTACAACCCTTCAATTCAAAATCCGTTGCTTTCGAGCGTGACGGTTCAAGTCCGTCCTCCGGTACCATTCTCTTACTGAAGAGAAACAGAAACCTGCCGATGCAGTTTTTTTTGTTTCTACCCCTTTTAATTAAGTCAAGCCCTCAAAAAAGTCTTGCTAGTGGTTATTGTTGCACACTCACAGGTGTAGTAACTTCTACCCAGCTGTTTTTTAGCGTGAGTTAAAAAAATATTTAATACTATGCGACGTTTTAAGCGAAGCTGGCATCTTTAACTGTATGCAGCATAATAATTCGCCTTTTCAGCAGTCAATAGAACCCTCTGTGATCACTAGAGCTCAGAGGGGAGATCTGAGTGCTCATGAAAAGTTATTTATCCAATTTTCAACGCCGGTATTTAATCTGGCGCTTAGACTTTGTAATCAGAAAGAACTGGCTGAAGATGTACTGCAAAACACCTTTGTTAACGTTATAAAAGGAATTGATGGTTTTCAGTGTCAGGCGCCGTTTGGTATGTGGCTGAGGAAAATAGCGGTTAATGAGTCATTAATGATGCTTAGAAAAAACAAAAAGTTACCCGACTTTATCGCATTTGATAGCATGGAGGACTTTGATAATGTCATTGAGTTAGGTACGCAGGGAGCGACACAAAGCTGTGGTATTCATCAGTATCAGGTTCAATCAACGCTGGAAAAAACGTTGGCAGAATTGCCGGATGCGAGTCGGATTGTTATTTGGCTGAAAGAAGTAGAGGGCTATAGTCATCAAGAAATTGCCGAGTTACTGGGAAAAAGTGAAAGTTATTCTAAATCGATATTATCCAGAGCGTTTAAGAGTCTTAGCCGTTGTTTTGGTGTAACCGATGAAGCGGAAAAGGAGAAGAGTTGATGCATGCCAATATGTCTGAGCTATTAGCTGCAAGAGAGGGGGAGTTAGGACTCGCCAGCGCCCATATAGCTCATTGTGCTGTTTGCAAAGCAGAGCTGGCAAAGCTTGAAGGTATTGCCGAGCAGTTACGTCAGCTACCGAATGATGTTCAGTCTCAAACCGGTTGGGATGATATTGTTAAAGCACACAAGCAATACACCAGTGAATATAAAAATAGAGAATCTGCCCCATTAATTAGGTCGATATACGCGTTGGCGGCATCAATAATGATCGTAGGTTTTAGTGCGATATTAAGTTTTACTCCGTTAAATGAATCGTCAAAAGATGATTTAATATCGGGGTTGCAGGCTGAATCTCGTGCCCTTGAATACACTTTGGCTCATTATCAACCGAGTGAGCAGCACTTAACTGCTGCGCAGCAATTTAAACTGGAACAAATGCAATGGCAGTTGATGATGTTGGACCGTCGGTTAGTGGAAACACAATTACAACAAAATTTAGTTCAGCAGAAAAGTTTATGGCAGTCGCGAGTCGAGCACCTTTACGATATGCACGCGGTTTATTCCTCTGAGCCTGTATTCAGGCAAAATCACGAACGAAGAGATGTATTATGAAATTAGTAAATATTGCCATTGCTAGTTTGGTTGTTGTCATTATTGCGAGTAGCCCACGAGTGCTTGCCGAACAAGAGCAACTGAGCAAAGAGCAACAAGAGCAAATTAAGCTACTACGTGATGAACTTGAATTTCTTGCCAGTAAACTGCTTAAGTTAACGGGTGAAAATGAGTATACCCTGAGTCATCCCGGGCATGAATTAATCCATTTTGGTGCGTGTGGCGAAGGAACTTCAGACGGTATTCGTATTAACTGCGTTTCACCACATACCGCGGCGTATAATATTGGATTAAAATCCGGCGACCTGTTAACAGAAATTAATGGTGTTAAGCTAGATAAAATGGAAGCTGAGCAAGCTTATCAGTTGTTTTCTGCCGAAATCAAAAAGCTGAAAAGTGGTGATGCGGTTAAGATAACGTTTGAACAAAAAGGCGTGCTAAAGCAGGGGAAAGACACGATTAAAAGTATCTACTCTCCCGGGTATGAATTTAAAGTGAGCGGCAACCCGAAAAAAAATACTGATTAACTGCGGCTGCTATTTTTCAGCACTTTAGCCCTTCAACACCATAAAAATAGTTATGGAGATAATATTGCCAAACAAATTCTCTTGTTTGGCGAACCGGCAGAATAATTTTCAGGTTTATTGAAGTTTAATTACCAGCGCTGCGACGAATTTACTGCGGCGCTCATCTTTAATTATCGACTCCCATAAAACAGGTAATTAAAGTTGAAATTCATCCCGAACATTATTTTTATTTTCGCATTGCAGATTTGTTTTCAGGTCAATGCAATCGTCGTCGATGGAAAGCTTGACGACATCGAGTGGCAACAGATAAAAGCAGCTGAAAACTTTACCACGGTCACACCGTTTTCTCTTACTACGCCGGATTATAAAACTGAAGTTAAGCTCTATAGCGATGACAGTGGCATATATATCGCCATAGTTAATCATCAACCTAAGTCGGTGCAGCGAAGCAAACGAACCGCCCGAGATGCGCATATGGACGCCGACTACAATAATATCGTATTGGATTTTGATCATAGCGCACTGAATGCTTATAGCTTTACCGTAGCGAACGGTGGGTCTATTGAAGATGGTATTTATCGCAACGAAAATGATTATAGCTACGAATGGAATGGTGTTTGGTATTCGCAAACCTCGTCTGACGATGAGCATTGGTATAGTGAAATTCATATTCCTTGGGATGTTGCCCCTATGGCCAGTGTGAGTGAGTCAAAAAGAAAAGTTGGCTTGTATGTTTCAAGACATGTTGCCCACCTTGCTAAAACTTATGCTAATGCGCCAATCAAATACAATCGCCAGCGATTTATGTCTGATTTTACTCAGGTGGTTATCGATGATCATTCCACCTCCTCATTGCAAACCTTTGGCTACGCTTCGATTCGGCGAGATATGGTCAATAATGAATCATCGATGGATATAGGGCTGGATCTTTTTTGGAAGCCGACAAGCAATAAGCAATTAAGCCTGGCATTTAACCCTGATTTCGGCCATGTGGAAAGTGACGAGCTGGTTGTTAATTTTTCACCTACAGAAACGTTTTTTTCTGAAAATCGGCCATTTTTTACCGAAAATCAGGGCCTATTCGACGTTCGAGGAACAGAGTCGTTACGCCTGGTGCACACCCGCAGAATTGGTGCGAAACCTGATGTTGGCAACAGTATTGATGCGGATTTAAACGGTGCTGTAAAATTTACCAGCGTAGGAGATAAGGTTCACTATGGTTTTTTCTCGGCAATAGAAGACAGTGATGGGCAGGCAAAAGGACGTCGCTTTTACACGGCTCGAGCGATTACTAAACAAAGTGATTACAGCCTGGGCTATTTGCTTAACTATACAGACAGGCCTGACATTAATAGAACGGCGACGGTAAATTCGGTTGACTATAGTTATGATTTTAATAAGGACATTAAGCTCAGTGGTCAGGTGATTCAATCACAAATAAACATCAACACTGAAGATAAAAACGATTCGGCCAGTTGGCTTAAACTGGAACATCAGCTTAATAATAACTGGACGCAAACCATGCAGTTCAGTTATTACGGCGACCAATTAGAAGTGAATGATTTGGGCTACCTACCGCGAAATGACTTGGTCTCAGCAAATTATGTCAATAGCTGGAAAAAGCCAATTGTAACGGCAGAGAGTCAGCTCAAAGAATACATGATTAATTTTGAGGTAGAGCACCAGGAAAATACAGAGGGTCTAAATATCGCCACAACGATGAATATTGCCAATACCTGGTCGTACAAAGACAGTAGCAGTATTATGGCAAAGTTAACTCTTGATAACGGCGGTCACGATGACTTGCTGACACGAGGGAACAATGTGTTGGCAAAAGATGACGGTCATCAATTGGAATTACTCTATTATGGCGCGAACCAAAGTCAATTCAGCTATCATCTCAATGCTAGTATTTATAACCAGTCGGTTCGGGGTAAAGGTTACACGGCACATCTACACTCGACCTATTTCTTTAATGATAATTATTCTGTTGATTTTGGCGGATGGTACACTGACGCCGATAATTGGCTGATCTGGCAGCAAGCGAATGAAATTATTGGCTATTCAAGAAAGCAGTTTTTAACACGTCTTAATTTTAATGCCGCCATAGATGATAAGCAGGAACTCTCGTTTAAATTTGAATGGCTTGCATTAAACGCAACAGCTCAGGCTAGCTATGAGGTTGACGGTGATGGCCGGCTAATTTCTTCACAAAACGTACTCGATGATTTTAGCCTTTCGGATACCGCTATCCAGCTCAGGTACCGCTATGAAATTGCGCCGCTTTCCAATATTTATCTGGTTTATAGCCGGGGGGGTAGTGCGCTGTTAGCAGAAACGGATTCATTTAATTCGCTCTTTCGCCAAGGTTGGGATGAAAGACAGGGGGATAATTTCTTGGTGAAAGTCAGATATCAGTTTTGATTAGTAAATTAGCGCTTATGACAATAAGGTTTTATCGCCTGATATATCGACATTAATAAATTGAATACTTTTAAAATTTAAATCTATGGCGTTGCTATTACATAAACCTGTATTGATGCAGGTTTTTGTACCTAAGCCTTTCAATTATTTGTCAATTCATCTAGTTTACTTATCGGAATAAAAACCTAAAAAACTGAACTTTATTCTATTTTTATTGCCAGATAGGTTTCTGCCTTATTAAGGTGGAAGTAAACTCTCTATCATGGATTGGTTGCATAACTAAAATTCTCAATAGTTATTATTTTCCTGGTTATTAATGGGAAGTGATAAGCACTAATTATCCTTGGTAGTTATCGAATAAATAAAAGCTGATTTTGATGGCTTTATATCTTAGAAAATAATAGACCGATATCAGCTTTGATTAAAAAAGAACATATTACCGCATGCCTTTTGTTTTGCTTATTTCACTTGCTCATAGTTTTTACCTACCTGAAAAAGAAATAAAAAAGATCAAATTGTCTGTAGTTATCTTTATACAAGGTCAATTGAGAAAATCAGCGAACGTAAAATTGATTTACAGGCAGTCAATGATGATGTCGACAATGCTAATGTGATTACCATTAGTGCAGACATACAGCT of Thalassotalea insulae contains these proteins:
- a CDS encoding IS3 family transposase (programmed frameshift) — its product is MSNNKYPQEFKDEAVRQVVDKGYSVPDVAKRLGISDKSLYYWVKKTKVPAKKSAEQEEIRKLKAELKRVTEERNIFKGSRRVLCKRVKERYAFIKSRLEVYRVKAMCQALNVHRSGFYAWLKQPLSKREQENQRLLERIKASYVESGGVYGSPRITHELRRKGETCGENRVARLMKQAKLKANIGYKRRYFKSTVPALIADNHLQQQFVVSEPDTAWVADITYIKTYEGWLYLAVVLDLFSRKIIGWSMQPNMSKDIVIKALLMAVWRRNPKHEVIVHSDQGSQYASCDYREFLTANNLVPSMSRRGHCLDNAVAESFFHSLKTERVKRKVYETRNDARADLFDYIEMFYNRKRLHSHLGHVSPEEYENQYLTGS
- a CDS encoding PDZ domain-containing protein — encoded protein: MKLVNIAIASLVVVIIASSPRVLAEQEQLSKEQQEQIKLLRDELEFLASKLLKLTGENEYTLSHPGHELIHFGACGEGTSDGIRINCVSPHTAAYNIGLKSGDLLTEINGVKLDKMEAEQAYQLFSAEIKKLKSGDAVKITFEQKGVLKQGKDTIKSIYSPGYEFKVSGNPKKNTD
- a CDS encoding DUF3631 domain-containing protein, yielding MKDVYIVRGRSDVFQDIRSKLAKWAIDNTSNFINHNYEDVTGLNDRAQDNWEPLFAIANLVSDDWYELAKSSAIELSGCNQETPSIGEELLSDVVTILNAHEDDRITTEELIAQLCNDDEKPWLTFNKGKRISPSQLSNKLKPFNIKPSTIRFDDKTKKGYYHMDFMDVIERYVPLSSTEA
- a CDS encoding DNA-methyltransferase, with the translated sequence MINANEKDLIISQDDAVSFLKNIETESIDLVVTDPAYESLEKHRKVGTTTRLKKSKSSSNEWFSIFPNSRFEELFEQIYRVLKKNTHFYLLCDQETAFIVKPIAEKCGFKFWKPIVWDKMKIGMGYHYRARYEFVLFFEKGKKKLNDLSIPDVLAVPRVYRGYPTEKPVELMDILIKQSTIEGEIVCDPFMGSGATGVSALALSRSFYGNDLSDSSIKHASERFANIESLDKK
- a CDS encoding RNA polymerase sigma factor, coding for MITRAQRGDLSAHEKLFIQFSTPVFNLALRLCNQKELAEDVLQNTFVNVIKGIDGFQCQAPFGMWLRKIAVNESLMMLRKNKKLPDFIAFDSMEDFDNVIELGTQGATQSCGIHQYQVQSTLEKTLAELPDASRIVIWLKEVEGYSHQEIAELLGKSESYSKSILSRAFKSLSRCFGVTDEAEKEKS
- a CDS encoding YcaO-like family protein, encoding MYFRQDLDVFIFHQRIIFYEPKTDAYFDYTKVDDGLISYFTKNTEFCINRIHKSGINKTLFSKCKSKNSNAIAPFYCHSIDDTTSAFRVGRFVSLFSKANEQLEVENFTKFISRKYEATIIKLVTKGEGLKFVSSDIFSSSELRTKIHGIYEYEFLKNEFVKPFNSIVDNEENYWSVIFDDIIDTGVIKPYIDHWIIRNKEGDILSHFAAASHKLITFSDDADETQFGTGISGSEAVSKATIEGYERYCSRLLPDDIIKGSEKFLKKKNNVINIDNLVSYTEAQNIKWNVAIKEAHEERSWVKVKSFEGETYLCPLEMVYYGDFDGNSICTRSISSSSGIAAHTSIEEATKSALLELIERDALLRHWYSNTPPPKLKIDDETPFTSAVRNILSSVNISLNVFVLHMGLFPTYLAIGISEDESYKFSSGASCNPCSIEAIDKAVSEVFICMSHKILNSKINIELIDDKAHIKTPQDHGKFYFSGYNFNKISHFFENSDTYPKSDFSNSLENILSKTRENGIKLYYRELHPKDINEYSNRIKVIRVISEGLIPITFGYQAEPLGMSCIRNIINEAVEKEILAGDIVHFFA
- a CDS encoding SagB/ThcOx family dehydrogenase; this translates as MDLYEDYTPILACGYWFENGVWTFNTPHGIVELNCSKATRALKQILPKCNGQNTLNNVLNVEVQSELKVLEFLQKYKVIVDKTDLGSIFSEWSRNPQKLFRPRSYQDIDSHVANIEVLDYQLEEAINIDSLDSPSYLESLFLSRTSRREQSLWPKVDTHILKMLVSCYGVLTKDNKVNLLTSGVPSPGGLYPLKIFIYIPSDLSVLKTGFYEWRRVTQQLIKIKCNDKLCQSKMFNDESINDDSISVFVFGDYERVRYKYGNKAFEMLFLEAGHLMQSFYLYCEDVNLKFCEYCGFNPDYFLSSVINHKNLIPLISARVGS